Proteins co-encoded in one Maylandia zebra isolate NMK-2024a linkage group LG16, Mzebra_GT3a, whole genome shotgun sequence genomic window:
- the asmt gene encoding acetylserotonin O-methyltransferase has product MADGGKMVPIKVSPTADVYPKRIMEYIEGFLISKTLFTSCELGVFELLLGSERSLSAAEISQAVGASLDGTERLLAACTGMQLLNRHQDDGKVSYSNTEQARLFLTRSSPLSLYQSIHYHSKTIYLCWHYLTDAVREGRTQYEKAFGVSSGDLFEAIYRSDEEMVKFMQLMHSIWNICGKDVVTAFDLSPFKVICDLGGCSGALAKHCTSAYPECTVTIFDLPKVVHMSKEHFIKEDDQRISFHEGDFFKDSLPEAELYILARILHDWTDERCVELLQRIYKACKPGGAVLVVEALLSEDGSGPLTAQLYSLNMLVQTEGRERTDVQYAALLTAAGFTNIRHCLTGKIYDAVLGHKKA; this is encoded by the exons ATGGCTGACGGTGGGAAAATGGTTCCAATTAAGGTGTCGCCTACTGCAGACGTGTACCCTAAAAGAATAATGGAGTATATCGAAGGCTTCCTGATCTCCAAG ACATTGTTCACATCCTGCGAGCTGGGTGTGTTTGAGCTGTTATTGGGTTCAGAGCGCTCCCTGTCTGCAGCAGAGATCAGTCAGGCTGTGGGTGCGAGTCTGGATGGCACCGAGAGGCTGCTGGCTGCCTGCACTGGCATGCAGCTCCTCAATAGACACCAAGACGATGGGAAAG TGTCTTACAGTAACACTGAGCAGGCCAGGCTCTTTCTCACGCGCTCCAGTCCTTTGTCCCTCTACCAGTCCATCCATTACCATTCCAAAACAATCTACCTCTGCTGGCACTATCTGACTGATGCCGTCAG AGAGGGAAGAACCCAGTATGAAAAGGCTTTTGGAGTCAGTTCTGGAGACCTGTTTGAAGCAATCTACAG gtctgATGAGGAAATGGTGAAATTTATGCAGTTAATGCACTCCATCTGGAACATCTGTGGTAAGGATGTGGTCACAGCCTTTGACCTTTCCCCCTTCAAAGTCATCTGCGACCTTGGAG GCTGCAGTGGGGCATTAGCCAAGCACTGCACGTCAGCCTACCCAGAATGCACTGTGACAATCTTTGACCTTCCCAAGGTGGTGCACATGTCCAAGGAACACTTTATCAAGGAGGATGACCAGAGGATAAGCTTTCATGAAG ggGACTTCTTCAAAGACTCTCTACCAGAAGCTGAACTCTATATTCTGGCAAGAATCCTCCATGACTGGACAGACGAACGCTGCGTAGAGCTACTCCAGAGAATCTATAAAGCCTGCAAACCAG GAGGTGCTGTGCTGGTGGTGGAGGCGCTGCTCAGTGAGGATGGTTCTGGCCCGCTTACAGCTCAGCTTTACTCCCTGAACATGCTGGTGCAGACGGAGGGCAGAGAGAGGACAGATGTTCAGTATGCTGCCCTGTTGACTGCTGCCGGATTCACCAACATCCGGCACTGCCTCACTGGGAAGATCTATGATGCGGTGCTGGGACACAAAAAGGCATAA